In Accipiter gentilis chromosome 22, bAccGen1.1, whole genome shotgun sequence, the following are encoded in one genomic region:
- the GANC gene encoding neutral alpha-glucosidase C isoform X4 gives MLCIKVLLQVEICEIEGNIFRLKIDEASPLRARYKVPDVLIKEPTTQRLFISQKEPGILVLSSVNEDYKLQVTAYPFQVELQSKGETVLSMNSNGLLYFEHLRPPPSDRKPTAENKEAASDSSKEKQEDLGLWQEKFGSFLDIKAHGPSSVGMDFSLHGFDHVYGIPQHTEALLLKNTSDGDAYRLYNLDIFGHKIHDKIGIYGSVPLLLAHKPNRTTGIFWLNSSETLVDINTKAVAEHMLSGSAAETAKQRAMPLTDVRWMSESGIIDVFLLMGPTAFDIFKQFAQLTGTQALPPLFSLGYHQCRWNYEDEQDVKAVDAGFDEHDIPYDVIWLDIEHTDGKKYFTWDKKKFQNPRKMQEHLRKKKRKLVVIVDPHVKIDPTYTLYSQAKDKGYFVKDRNGQDFEGICWPGSSCYLDFTNPEVRKWYADQFAFKTYKGSTNILFVWNDMNEPSVFKGAELTMQKDAVHYNNWEHREVHNLYGFYQQMATAEGLIRRSSGKERPFVLTRSFFAGSQKYGAVWTGDNTAEWGYLKISIPMLLTISMAGISFCGADVGGFIGDPEPELLVRWYQAGAYQPFFRGHSNMESKRREPWLFGEKNTQIIREAIRERYVLLPYLYTLFYRAHTAAEPVMRPLWIEFPGKIETFGVENEYMLGNALLVHPVTEQEAKTVSVLLPGSEEIWYDFRKFKRMEHPGTLKIPVTLENIPVFQRGGTVIPLKTTAGKSTEWMTDISYELHVALDTEACAVGELYLDDGHSFQYLHKKQFLYQKFTFHKNILSSSRRDESGQYHTTCVVERVIVLGFGQQPTFVTACSKDGKRKEVAFTYNTKTSALTLENLALSVDADWEICIN, from the exons ATGCTCTGCATAAAG GTTCTTCTACAAGTAGAAATTTGTGAGATTGAGGGCAATATTTTCAGGCTTAAAATTGATGAGGCATCTCCTCTCAGAGCAAGATACAAAGTTCCTGATGTTCTTATAAAGGAACCTACCACCCAGAG ACTCTTCATATCCCAGAAGGAGCCAGGTATTTTGGTGCTGTCAAGTGTTAATGAGGACTACAAACTTCAAGTCACAGCGTACCCCTTCCAGGTTGAGCTACAGTCCAAGGGTGAGACTGTTCTGAGCATGAATTCCAATGGGTTGTTATACTTTGAGCACTTACGACCACCTCCCAGTGACAG AAAACCTACAGCAGAAAACAAGGAGGCAGCAAGTGATTCCTCTAAG GAGAAACAAGAGGATCTAGGTCTCTGGCAAGAGAAATTTGGCAGTTTCTTAGACATCAAAGCTCATG GTCCTAGTTCTGTAGGCATGGACTTCTCTTTACATGGATTTGACCATGTTTATGGAATACCACAACACACTGAAGCACTTCTTCTCAAAAACACCAG TGATGGTGATGCCTACCGGCTTTATAATTTGGATATCTTCGGCCACAAGATACATGACAAAATAGGCATTTATGGCTCAGTGCCCCTTCTCTTAGCACACAAGCCTAACAGAACTACAGGGATCTTCTGGCTGAACTCTTCAGAAACGCTGGTGGATATTAATACAAAGGCAGTAGCTGAG CACATGCTATCTGGATCTGCTGCAGAGACTGCTAAGCAGAGAGCAATGCCTCTAACTGATGTGCGCTGGATGTCAGAAAGTGGGATCATTGATGTTTTCCTGCTGATGGGACCAACTGCATTTGATATCTTCAAGCAGTTTGCACAACTGACAG GCACTCAAGCCCTGCCCCCTCTTTTTTCTCTGGGCTACCATCAGTGCCGGTGGAATTACGAGGATGAGCAAGATGTCAAGGCAGTAGATGCTGGCTTTGATGAACATGACATTCCTTATGATGTGATATGGCTGGACATAGAGCACACGGATGGCAAGAAATATTTTACTTGGGACAAAAAGAAATTCCAGAACCCCAGAAAGATGCAAGAACATCTCAGGAAGAAAAAACGCAAG CTTGTCGTCATTGTAGATCCCCATGTTAAGATTGATCCCACGTATACCCTgtattcacaggcaaaagacaaGGGATATTTTGTGAAAGACAGAAATGGGCAAGATTTTGAAGGCATCTGTTGGCCAG GATCCTCTTGTTACCTGGATTTCACCAATCCTGAAGTACGAAAATGGTATGCAGATCAATTTGCCTTCAAAACTTACAAG GGATCCACTAATATCCTCTTTGTATGGAATGACATGAATGAACCTTCAGTCTTCAAAGGGGCAGAACTAACAATGCAGAAGGATGCTGTGCACTACAACAACTGGGAGCACCGGGAAGTACACAACCTCTATGGATTCTACCAG CAAATGGCAACTGCAGAAGGACTCATCAGACGTTCTTCAGGAAAAGAGAGACCATTTGTCCTCACACGATCTTTCTTCGCTGGATCACAGAAATATG GGGCAGTGTGGACTGGAGACAACACAGCCGAGTGGGGTTACTTGAAAATATCCATTCCAATGCTTCTCACCATCAGCATGGCAGGGATTTCATTCTGTGGAG CTGATGTGGGAGGGTTTATTGGAGATCCAGAACCAGAATTACTTGTTCGCTGGTATCAGGCTGGAGCCTACCAGCCCTTCTTCAGAGGTCATTCTAACATGGAGAGCAAACGGCGAGAACCGTGGCTCTTTGGGGAGAAGAACACCCAGATCATCAGGGAAGCCATTAGAGAGCGCTACGTCCTCCTGCCATACTTATACACACTGTTCTATCGGGCACACACAGCGGCTGAACCGGTTATGAG GCCTCTCTGGATAGAGTTTCCAGGGAAAATAGAAACTTTTGGTGTGGAAAATGAATATATGCTGG GAAATGCTTTGTTGGTGCATCCAGTCACGGAGCAAGAGGCCAAGACAGTGAGTGTTCTGCTTCCAGGGTCAGAGGAG ATTTGGTATGATTTCAGAAAATTTAAACGAATGGAACATCCAGGCACTCTGAAGATCCCAGTAACGCTGGAGAAT ATTCCTGTATTCCAGCGAGGGGGCACTGTGATACCTCTGAAGACCACAGCTGGAAAATCCACTGAATGGATGACAGATATTTCTTATGAACTCCATGTGGCCCTGGACACAGAG GCCTGTGCCGTAGGTGAGCTCTACCTAGATGATGGGCATTCATTTCAGTATCTCCACAAGAAGCAGTTCCTGTATCAGAAATTCACTTTCCACAAGAACATTCTCTCTTCCAG ccgCAGAGATGAAAGCGGACAATACCACACTACATGTGTGGTTGAACGGGTAATAGTTCTGGGATTTGGACAGCAGCCCACTTTTGTGACAGCCTGTTCCAAGG atgggaaaagaaaagaagtggcTTTCACATACAATACGAAGACCTCTGCGCTGACACTGGAAAATTTAGCCCTGAGCGTTGATGCTGACTGGGAGATTTGCATCAACTGA
- the GANC gene encoding neutral alpha-glucosidase C isoform X2 codes for MEALTPGEVSVQDEAVDKSTFKECNQIAFYRRQKLLRPGKSLYRALLDSVTSSDENVKFQIIHEEHKVLLQVEICEIEGNIFRLKIDEASPLRARYKVPDVLIKEPTTQRLFISQKEPGILVLSSVNEDYKLQVTAYPFQVELQSKGETVLSMNSNGLLYFEHLRPPPSDRKPTAENKEAASDSSKEKQEDLGLWQEKFGSFLDIKAHGPSSVGMDFSLHGFDHVYGIPQHTEALLLKNTSDGDAYRLYNLDIFGHKIHDKIGIYGSVPLLLAHKPNRTTGIFWLNSSETLVDINTKAVAEHMLSGSAAETAKQRAMPLTDVRWMSESGIIDVFLLMGPTAFDIFKQFAQLTGTQALPPLFSLGYHQCRWNYEDEQDVKAVDAGFDEHDIPYDVIWLDIEHTDGKKYFTWDKKKFQNPRKMQEHLRKKKRKAKDKGYFVKDRNGQDFEGICWPGSSCYLDFTNPEVRKWYADQFAFKTYKGSTNILFVWNDMNEPSVFKGAELTMQKDAVHYNNWEHREVHNLYGFYQQMATAEGLIRRSSGKERPFVLTRSFFAGSQKYGAVWTGDNTAEWGYLKISIPMLLTISMAGISFCGADVGGFIGDPEPELLVRWYQAGAYQPFFRGHSNMESKRREPWLFGEKNTQIIREAIRERYVLLPYLYTLFYRAHTAAEPVMRPLWIEFPGKIETFGVENEYMLGNALLVHPVTEQEAKTVSVLLPGSEEIWYDFRKFKRMEHPGTLKIPVTLENIPVFQRGGTVIPLKTTAGKSTEWMTDISYELHVALDTEACAVGELYLDDGHSFQYLHKKQFLYQKFTFHKNILSSSRRDESGQYHTTCVVERVIVLGFGQQPTFVTACSKDGKRKEVAFTYNTKTSALTLENLALSVDADWEICIN; via the exons GCGTCAGAAACTTCTACGTCCTGGAAAATCCTTGTATCGAGCATTGTTGGATTCAGTCACATCAAGTGATGAGAATGTCAAATTCCAAATTATTCATGAAGAGCATAAG GTTCTTCTACAAGTAGAAATTTGTGAGATTGAGGGCAATATTTTCAGGCTTAAAATTGATGAGGCATCTCCTCTCAGAGCAAGATACAAAGTTCCTGATGTTCTTATAAAGGAACCTACCACCCAGAG ACTCTTCATATCCCAGAAGGAGCCAGGTATTTTGGTGCTGTCAAGTGTTAATGAGGACTACAAACTTCAAGTCACAGCGTACCCCTTCCAGGTTGAGCTACAGTCCAAGGGTGAGACTGTTCTGAGCATGAATTCCAATGGGTTGTTATACTTTGAGCACTTACGACCACCTCCCAGTGACAG AAAACCTACAGCAGAAAACAAGGAGGCAGCAAGTGATTCCTCTAAG GAGAAACAAGAGGATCTAGGTCTCTGGCAAGAGAAATTTGGCAGTTTCTTAGACATCAAAGCTCATG GTCCTAGTTCTGTAGGCATGGACTTCTCTTTACATGGATTTGACCATGTTTATGGAATACCACAACACACTGAAGCACTTCTTCTCAAAAACACCAG TGATGGTGATGCCTACCGGCTTTATAATTTGGATATCTTCGGCCACAAGATACATGACAAAATAGGCATTTATGGCTCAGTGCCCCTTCTCTTAGCACACAAGCCTAACAGAACTACAGGGATCTTCTGGCTGAACTCTTCAGAAACGCTGGTGGATATTAATACAAAGGCAGTAGCTGAG CACATGCTATCTGGATCTGCTGCAGAGACTGCTAAGCAGAGAGCAATGCCTCTAACTGATGTGCGCTGGATGTCAGAAAGTGGGATCATTGATGTTTTCCTGCTGATGGGACCAACTGCATTTGATATCTTCAAGCAGTTTGCACAACTGACAG GCACTCAAGCCCTGCCCCCTCTTTTTTCTCTGGGCTACCATCAGTGCCGGTGGAATTACGAGGATGAGCAAGATGTCAAGGCAGTAGATGCTGGCTTTGATGAACATGACATTCCTTATGATGTGATATGGCTGGACATAGAGCACACGGATGGCAAGAAATATTTTACTTGGGACAAAAAGAAATTCCAGAACCCCAGAAAGATGCAAGAACATCTCAGGAAGAAAAAACGCAAG gcaaaagacaaGGGATATTTTGTGAAAGACAGAAATGGGCAAGATTTTGAAGGCATCTGTTGGCCAG GATCCTCTTGTTACCTGGATTTCACCAATCCTGAAGTACGAAAATGGTATGCAGATCAATTTGCCTTCAAAACTTACAAG GGATCCACTAATATCCTCTTTGTATGGAATGACATGAATGAACCTTCAGTCTTCAAAGGGGCAGAACTAACAATGCAGAAGGATGCTGTGCACTACAACAACTGGGAGCACCGGGAAGTACACAACCTCTATGGATTCTACCAG CAAATGGCAACTGCAGAAGGACTCATCAGACGTTCTTCAGGAAAAGAGAGACCATTTGTCCTCACACGATCTTTCTTCGCTGGATCACAGAAATATG GGGCAGTGTGGACTGGAGACAACACAGCCGAGTGGGGTTACTTGAAAATATCCATTCCAATGCTTCTCACCATCAGCATGGCAGGGATTTCATTCTGTGGAG CTGATGTGGGAGGGTTTATTGGAGATCCAGAACCAGAATTACTTGTTCGCTGGTATCAGGCTGGAGCCTACCAGCCCTTCTTCAGAGGTCATTCTAACATGGAGAGCAAACGGCGAGAACCGTGGCTCTTTGGGGAGAAGAACACCCAGATCATCAGGGAAGCCATTAGAGAGCGCTACGTCCTCCTGCCATACTTATACACACTGTTCTATCGGGCACACACAGCGGCTGAACCGGTTATGAG GCCTCTCTGGATAGAGTTTCCAGGGAAAATAGAAACTTTTGGTGTGGAAAATGAATATATGCTGG GAAATGCTTTGTTGGTGCATCCAGTCACGGAGCAAGAGGCCAAGACAGTGAGTGTTCTGCTTCCAGGGTCAGAGGAG ATTTGGTATGATTTCAGAAAATTTAAACGAATGGAACATCCAGGCACTCTGAAGATCCCAGTAACGCTGGAGAAT ATTCCTGTATTCCAGCGAGGGGGCACTGTGATACCTCTGAAGACCACAGCTGGAAAATCCACTGAATGGATGACAGATATTTCTTATGAACTCCATGTGGCCCTGGACACAGAG GCCTGTGCCGTAGGTGAGCTCTACCTAGATGATGGGCATTCATTTCAGTATCTCCACAAGAAGCAGTTCCTGTATCAGAAATTCACTTTCCACAAGAACATTCTCTCTTCCAG ccgCAGAGATGAAAGCGGACAATACCACACTACATGTGTGGTTGAACGGGTAATAGTTCTGGGATTTGGACAGCAGCCCACTTTTGTGACAGCCTGTTCCAAGG atgggaaaagaaaagaagtggcTTTCACATACAATACGAAGACCTCTGCGCTGACACTGGAAAATTTAGCCCTGAGCGTTGATGCTGACTGGGAGATTTGCATCAACTGA
- the GANC gene encoding neutral alpha-glucosidase C isoform X3: MQPDCFLQVLLQVEICEIEGNIFRLKIDEASPLRARYKVPDVLIKEPTTQRLFISQKEPGILVLSSVNEDYKLQVTAYPFQVELQSKGETVLSMNSNGLLYFEHLRPPPSDRKPTAENKEAASDSSKEKQEDLGLWQEKFGSFLDIKAHGPSSVGMDFSLHGFDHVYGIPQHTEALLLKNTSDGDAYRLYNLDIFGHKIHDKIGIYGSVPLLLAHKPNRTTGIFWLNSSETLVDINTKAVAEHMLSGSAAETAKQRAMPLTDVRWMSESGIIDVFLLMGPTAFDIFKQFAQLTGTQALPPLFSLGYHQCRWNYEDEQDVKAVDAGFDEHDIPYDVIWLDIEHTDGKKYFTWDKKKFQNPRKMQEHLRKKKRKLVVIVDPHVKIDPTYTLYSQAKDKGYFVKDRNGQDFEGICWPGSSCYLDFTNPEVRKWYADQFAFKTYKGSTNILFVWNDMNEPSVFKGAELTMQKDAVHYNNWEHREVHNLYGFYQQMATAEGLIRRSSGKERPFVLTRSFFAGSQKYGAVWTGDNTAEWGYLKISIPMLLTISMAGISFCGADVGGFIGDPEPELLVRWYQAGAYQPFFRGHSNMESKRREPWLFGEKNTQIIREAIRERYVLLPYLYTLFYRAHTAAEPVMRPLWIEFPGKIETFGVENEYMLGNALLVHPVTEQEAKTVSVLLPGSEEIWYDFRKFKRMEHPGTLKIPVTLENIPVFQRGGTVIPLKTTAGKSTEWMTDISYELHVALDTEACAVGELYLDDGHSFQYLHKKQFLYQKFTFHKNILSSSRRDESGQYHTTCVVERVIVLGFGQQPTFVTACSKDGKRKEVAFTYNTKTSALTLENLALSVDADWEICIN, translated from the exons GTTCTTCTACAAGTAGAAATTTGTGAGATTGAGGGCAATATTTTCAGGCTTAAAATTGATGAGGCATCTCCTCTCAGAGCAAGATACAAAGTTCCTGATGTTCTTATAAAGGAACCTACCACCCAGAG ACTCTTCATATCCCAGAAGGAGCCAGGTATTTTGGTGCTGTCAAGTGTTAATGAGGACTACAAACTTCAAGTCACAGCGTACCCCTTCCAGGTTGAGCTACAGTCCAAGGGTGAGACTGTTCTGAGCATGAATTCCAATGGGTTGTTATACTTTGAGCACTTACGACCACCTCCCAGTGACAG AAAACCTACAGCAGAAAACAAGGAGGCAGCAAGTGATTCCTCTAAG GAGAAACAAGAGGATCTAGGTCTCTGGCAAGAGAAATTTGGCAGTTTCTTAGACATCAAAGCTCATG GTCCTAGTTCTGTAGGCATGGACTTCTCTTTACATGGATTTGACCATGTTTATGGAATACCACAACACACTGAAGCACTTCTTCTCAAAAACACCAG TGATGGTGATGCCTACCGGCTTTATAATTTGGATATCTTCGGCCACAAGATACATGACAAAATAGGCATTTATGGCTCAGTGCCCCTTCTCTTAGCACACAAGCCTAACAGAACTACAGGGATCTTCTGGCTGAACTCTTCAGAAACGCTGGTGGATATTAATACAAAGGCAGTAGCTGAG CACATGCTATCTGGATCTGCTGCAGAGACTGCTAAGCAGAGAGCAATGCCTCTAACTGATGTGCGCTGGATGTCAGAAAGTGGGATCATTGATGTTTTCCTGCTGATGGGACCAACTGCATTTGATATCTTCAAGCAGTTTGCACAACTGACAG GCACTCAAGCCCTGCCCCCTCTTTTTTCTCTGGGCTACCATCAGTGCCGGTGGAATTACGAGGATGAGCAAGATGTCAAGGCAGTAGATGCTGGCTTTGATGAACATGACATTCCTTATGATGTGATATGGCTGGACATAGAGCACACGGATGGCAAGAAATATTTTACTTGGGACAAAAAGAAATTCCAGAACCCCAGAAAGATGCAAGAACATCTCAGGAAGAAAAAACGCAAG CTTGTCGTCATTGTAGATCCCCATGTTAAGATTGATCCCACGTATACCCTgtattcacaggcaaaagacaaGGGATATTTTGTGAAAGACAGAAATGGGCAAGATTTTGAAGGCATCTGTTGGCCAG GATCCTCTTGTTACCTGGATTTCACCAATCCTGAAGTACGAAAATGGTATGCAGATCAATTTGCCTTCAAAACTTACAAG GGATCCACTAATATCCTCTTTGTATGGAATGACATGAATGAACCTTCAGTCTTCAAAGGGGCAGAACTAACAATGCAGAAGGATGCTGTGCACTACAACAACTGGGAGCACCGGGAAGTACACAACCTCTATGGATTCTACCAG CAAATGGCAACTGCAGAAGGACTCATCAGACGTTCTTCAGGAAAAGAGAGACCATTTGTCCTCACACGATCTTTCTTCGCTGGATCACAGAAATATG GGGCAGTGTGGACTGGAGACAACACAGCCGAGTGGGGTTACTTGAAAATATCCATTCCAATGCTTCTCACCATCAGCATGGCAGGGATTTCATTCTGTGGAG CTGATGTGGGAGGGTTTATTGGAGATCCAGAACCAGAATTACTTGTTCGCTGGTATCAGGCTGGAGCCTACCAGCCCTTCTTCAGAGGTCATTCTAACATGGAGAGCAAACGGCGAGAACCGTGGCTCTTTGGGGAGAAGAACACCCAGATCATCAGGGAAGCCATTAGAGAGCGCTACGTCCTCCTGCCATACTTATACACACTGTTCTATCGGGCACACACAGCGGCTGAACCGGTTATGAG GCCTCTCTGGATAGAGTTTCCAGGGAAAATAGAAACTTTTGGTGTGGAAAATGAATATATGCTGG GAAATGCTTTGTTGGTGCATCCAGTCACGGAGCAAGAGGCCAAGACAGTGAGTGTTCTGCTTCCAGGGTCAGAGGAG ATTTGGTATGATTTCAGAAAATTTAAACGAATGGAACATCCAGGCACTCTGAAGATCCCAGTAACGCTGGAGAAT ATTCCTGTATTCCAGCGAGGGGGCACTGTGATACCTCTGAAGACCACAGCTGGAAAATCCACTGAATGGATGACAGATATTTCTTATGAACTCCATGTGGCCCTGGACACAGAG GCCTGTGCCGTAGGTGAGCTCTACCTAGATGATGGGCATTCATTTCAGTATCTCCACAAGAAGCAGTTCCTGTATCAGAAATTCACTTTCCACAAGAACATTCTCTCTTCCAG ccgCAGAGATGAAAGCGGACAATACCACACTACATGTGTGGTTGAACGGGTAATAGTTCTGGGATTTGGACAGCAGCCCACTTTTGTGACAGCCTGTTCCAAGG atgggaaaagaaaagaagtggcTTTCACATACAATACGAAGACCTCTGCGCTGACACTGGAAAATTTAGCCCTGAGCGTTGATGCTGACTGGGAGATTTGCATCAACTGA
- the GANC gene encoding neutral alpha-glucosidase C isoform X1, whose protein sequence is MEALTPGEVSVQDEAVDKSTFKECNQIAFYRRQKLLRPGKSLYRALLDSVTSSDENVKFQIIHEEHKVLLQVEICEIEGNIFRLKIDEASPLRARYKVPDVLIKEPTTQRLFISQKEPGILVLSSVNEDYKLQVTAYPFQVELQSKGETVLSMNSNGLLYFEHLRPPPSDRKPTAENKEAASDSSKEKQEDLGLWQEKFGSFLDIKAHGPSSVGMDFSLHGFDHVYGIPQHTEALLLKNTSDGDAYRLYNLDIFGHKIHDKIGIYGSVPLLLAHKPNRTTGIFWLNSSETLVDINTKAVAEHMLSGSAAETAKQRAMPLTDVRWMSESGIIDVFLLMGPTAFDIFKQFAQLTGTQALPPLFSLGYHQCRWNYEDEQDVKAVDAGFDEHDIPYDVIWLDIEHTDGKKYFTWDKKKFQNPRKMQEHLRKKKRKLVVIVDPHVKIDPTYTLYSQAKDKGYFVKDRNGQDFEGICWPGSSCYLDFTNPEVRKWYADQFAFKTYKGSTNILFVWNDMNEPSVFKGAELTMQKDAVHYNNWEHREVHNLYGFYQQMATAEGLIRRSSGKERPFVLTRSFFAGSQKYGAVWTGDNTAEWGYLKISIPMLLTISMAGISFCGADVGGFIGDPEPELLVRWYQAGAYQPFFRGHSNMESKRREPWLFGEKNTQIIREAIRERYVLLPYLYTLFYRAHTAAEPVMRPLWIEFPGKIETFGVENEYMLGNALLVHPVTEQEAKTVSVLLPGSEEIWYDFRKFKRMEHPGTLKIPVTLENIPVFQRGGTVIPLKTTAGKSTEWMTDISYELHVALDTEACAVGELYLDDGHSFQYLHKKQFLYQKFTFHKNILSSSRRDESGQYHTTCVVERVIVLGFGQQPTFVTACSKDGKRKEVAFTYNTKTSALTLENLALSVDADWEICIN, encoded by the exons GCGTCAGAAACTTCTACGTCCTGGAAAATCCTTGTATCGAGCATTGTTGGATTCAGTCACATCAAGTGATGAGAATGTCAAATTCCAAATTATTCATGAAGAGCATAAG GTTCTTCTACAAGTAGAAATTTGTGAGATTGAGGGCAATATTTTCAGGCTTAAAATTGATGAGGCATCTCCTCTCAGAGCAAGATACAAAGTTCCTGATGTTCTTATAAAGGAACCTACCACCCAGAG ACTCTTCATATCCCAGAAGGAGCCAGGTATTTTGGTGCTGTCAAGTGTTAATGAGGACTACAAACTTCAAGTCACAGCGTACCCCTTCCAGGTTGAGCTACAGTCCAAGGGTGAGACTGTTCTGAGCATGAATTCCAATGGGTTGTTATACTTTGAGCACTTACGACCACCTCCCAGTGACAG AAAACCTACAGCAGAAAACAAGGAGGCAGCAAGTGATTCCTCTAAG GAGAAACAAGAGGATCTAGGTCTCTGGCAAGAGAAATTTGGCAGTTTCTTAGACATCAAAGCTCATG GTCCTAGTTCTGTAGGCATGGACTTCTCTTTACATGGATTTGACCATGTTTATGGAATACCACAACACACTGAAGCACTTCTTCTCAAAAACACCAG TGATGGTGATGCCTACCGGCTTTATAATTTGGATATCTTCGGCCACAAGATACATGACAAAATAGGCATTTATGGCTCAGTGCCCCTTCTCTTAGCACACAAGCCTAACAGAACTACAGGGATCTTCTGGCTGAACTCTTCAGAAACGCTGGTGGATATTAATACAAAGGCAGTAGCTGAG CACATGCTATCTGGATCTGCTGCAGAGACTGCTAAGCAGAGAGCAATGCCTCTAACTGATGTGCGCTGGATGTCAGAAAGTGGGATCATTGATGTTTTCCTGCTGATGGGACCAACTGCATTTGATATCTTCAAGCAGTTTGCACAACTGACAG GCACTCAAGCCCTGCCCCCTCTTTTTTCTCTGGGCTACCATCAGTGCCGGTGGAATTACGAGGATGAGCAAGATGTCAAGGCAGTAGATGCTGGCTTTGATGAACATGACATTCCTTATGATGTGATATGGCTGGACATAGAGCACACGGATGGCAAGAAATATTTTACTTGGGACAAAAAGAAATTCCAGAACCCCAGAAAGATGCAAGAACATCTCAGGAAGAAAAAACGCAAG CTTGTCGTCATTGTAGATCCCCATGTTAAGATTGATCCCACGTATACCCTgtattcacaggcaaaagacaaGGGATATTTTGTGAAAGACAGAAATGGGCAAGATTTTGAAGGCATCTGTTGGCCAG GATCCTCTTGTTACCTGGATTTCACCAATCCTGAAGTACGAAAATGGTATGCAGATCAATTTGCCTTCAAAACTTACAAG GGATCCACTAATATCCTCTTTGTATGGAATGACATGAATGAACCTTCAGTCTTCAAAGGGGCAGAACTAACAATGCAGAAGGATGCTGTGCACTACAACAACTGGGAGCACCGGGAAGTACACAACCTCTATGGATTCTACCAG CAAATGGCAACTGCAGAAGGACTCATCAGACGTTCTTCAGGAAAAGAGAGACCATTTGTCCTCACACGATCTTTCTTCGCTGGATCACAGAAATATG GGGCAGTGTGGACTGGAGACAACACAGCCGAGTGGGGTTACTTGAAAATATCCATTCCAATGCTTCTCACCATCAGCATGGCAGGGATTTCATTCTGTGGAG CTGATGTGGGAGGGTTTATTGGAGATCCAGAACCAGAATTACTTGTTCGCTGGTATCAGGCTGGAGCCTACCAGCCCTTCTTCAGAGGTCATTCTAACATGGAGAGCAAACGGCGAGAACCGTGGCTCTTTGGGGAGAAGAACACCCAGATCATCAGGGAAGCCATTAGAGAGCGCTACGTCCTCCTGCCATACTTATACACACTGTTCTATCGGGCACACACAGCGGCTGAACCGGTTATGAG GCCTCTCTGGATAGAGTTTCCAGGGAAAATAGAAACTTTTGGTGTGGAAAATGAATATATGCTGG GAAATGCTTTGTTGGTGCATCCAGTCACGGAGCAAGAGGCCAAGACAGTGAGTGTTCTGCTTCCAGGGTCAGAGGAG ATTTGGTATGATTTCAGAAAATTTAAACGAATGGAACATCCAGGCACTCTGAAGATCCCAGTAACGCTGGAGAAT ATTCCTGTATTCCAGCGAGGGGGCACTGTGATACCTCTGAAGACCACAGCTGGAAAATCCACTGAATGGATGACAGATATTTCTTATGAACTCCATGTGGCCCTGGACACAGAG GCCTGTGCCGTAGGTGAGCTCTACCTAGATGATGGGCATTCATTTCAGTATCTCCACAAGAAGCAGTTCCTGTATCAGAAATTCACTTTCCACAAGAACATTCTCTCTTCCAG ccgCAGAGATGAAAGCGGACAATACCACACTACATGTGTGGTTGAACGGGTAATAGTTCTGGGATTTGGACAGCAGCCCACTTTTGTGACAGCCTGTTCCAAGG atgggaaaagaaaagaagtggcTTTCACATACAATACGAAGACCTCTGCGCTGACACTGGAAAATTTAGCCCTGAGCGTTGATGCTGACTGGGAGATTTGCATCAACTGA